TTCTAAGCAACTTTCAGGTATTTAGTTCTTATCCATTTCTCTCGTTGTAATGTCTTTGTGGTTCATTTGGCAAACCTCtgtgatccaactttcttttgagtGCATTGACAGATGGAGATTCAGTCACTTGTCCAGGTAGCGAGTTGTGTTCACTGATAGTTTAAAGGGAAAGTTGAGAGTCAACTGACAGGTAATTTTTTCTGGACATGTGTACATTTCTAGTGTCCTCGTTAATTCTTTATTTTGGAAGATTGAAAGTTGAGTGCACTCCAGATCCGTAATTTCCATTAAGCACTTTGAAGATTGCCACCTCTTGTTCTCCTATATGGCGAGAGAAATAGTTTTCGTCCAGCCAGTCTCTCGTCATACAGGAGCTTGGCGGTTCCATGACCCACCTCATTTTCAGTTCTTTGAACCTTTTCCAACAACACTGTCCTTTCCAGTTAAGTAGTGTCTGCTTGTATGAGATACCTGAGTTTCAAACGAACGAAAACTGAATACAAAGAGTGTTTTTTGTATCGACATGGCTAAACGGCTCTACTTACTACCCAAGAGGGTTCTAAAACCTTGGCTGCTATCACACAGCGGTGTGCAGCGGTTTTTAAATATTAGCTGCCCAAGGCCCCTGGAGTTTTGTGTTTCTGAACAGAGGGTAAGAAAAGTTGATAACGATTTGTTTCTAAACTAATGCTTATTCAGGTCCTGTATTTTTTGAGAGCTAAAAGTCTTGCTGACTGTTTTCGGAATCCTTAGTTATCAACTTTCAGGCAACTACATTACATATCATTTCTAGTTCAGTGGTATTGAAATTAATACACTTGCTGTACTTACAACAATAAGACCACACTAGAAAGGCCAAGTCACTGTAATTTATGACTGATGTTGCTGAAGAATAAAATTAGATTAATTTACATAAACAGTTATTCCACTTCAGCTCCTAGTATTGTTTTCCATTGAATATTTTAGTGAAATCTAAATCAACAATTGAGGAACTGAAGTTTTATACCTTTCAACTATATTAAAGGACATACATTGCTTACTTTACGACGATAACGAAGAACAGACTACGTATGACTGATTTATggaattatttttcaaaataatagaCAGTGCTATAAAACTATGTGTCACTGATATGGTCATGGATTGGCTACGTtatctgttttaatttattcagtaaaattttaaaataaagggTAATTTGTCTAAACACCTAGCTTTAAGCTCACAGATGTATGAATTATTGCCTCAATTTTCTAGTTATTCTTTTGAGTAAAGATATTAGTTGTACATGCCACTCTTTGAGCAAATCTGAATATTCGAACCGGCTTTTGTTAGTGATATGAGTTAATCTTATTTGTTTAGAAGAGAACTTTCAAATAATCTCACTGTATTTTGTTTAGGTCAAGAAATGTTTACTATAATACTTATTTGTACTCTTTGTAATTTTTTGGTGCATCCATGATTTGGACATTTTGTTCACTTGCAAGTTTTTCATAGCATAATCCATGATAAATGAAGGTTAACAATTCAGggaaaatatttcaatttatcaGTATTGGATATTTTCAGCTCGATGGTGCCTTAAGGTGACGCTCACTTTGTTTTGATGTCTAAAGTCATTAACGTAATTTTGACGGGAAATTTTGTTCTACTTATGAATCCGAACAAGCATATTTAAAGGCTTTAGAACTCACTTGCACACTAAAACCGCATTATTCACTTAAAACAGATTCTACTTAATCATGGAAAATATATCATTTTGAAATCCGATACTCAGTTTCTTTCTTGTTTATAAAGATTTAGTTCCCTAACACTGCATCTAGATTTTTGGAATGCCGAATATATTTCTAAGCGAATGCTATAtaattttctattttctttttgtttataagGCTGAAAATTAACTTTGTTTTTAGTTAAAACCTTAAGAATTGAGCTTAATATTACCTTTTTGTTGTTAGCTTAGCCGCTTCTAAAATACCATCTGCTCACATAAAACAATTCGGAAGGGATCCTGCATCCTAAGAACCACGCAAAAATTTCTATCATTTCTGAAATGAAGTTCAGGACATTTTTTGTTGGAATGGGCATGTTAATGTCGATCTACTATATTACAACCAAATGATTTATGTTTGTATTTATCTTTGTGATCTGTCTATTCTAACGTTCAGGTATGATTGTTATAGTAGAAAGTATTTTAAAATTGTACTGGGAATCTATGAGAATAAAAGTAAAGAATTACGTGTGATGCTGTGAAGTGGGACGCTTTTAAATAACGctaattgattaaaataaaatttgtcaCTTTTGTTATATTTTCAACTTGAAATCGTTTGagttattcatttaaaaatttttAAAGGCTACTCTATGTGTGTAAATAGATTTCGTCTCCATTTTAGTAGACTTCAACCTTCATCAGTTTTTTTAGAATAAGTAAAATCTATTgaaaattttattgtattttgattattactgCATGCTTGATTTGTGTTTGTTCGTTTAATTCTTGATGTAATTTACATTTACCAACTAATTAGATATTTATGAGAACATCAGGAAACTCATGCTTTGCTTAGAATTTGGTTTTTAGTCATTTGGTTATTAGATCACAAATCTCACTAGTACATCAGATGGCAAGCGGGTTTTTTATGAAGTAGGCTAACTTGGCCAAATAGTCCTGTGTTGGCAATTAAAATTATGTTTGTTCAAAAGTTTTAAGTAATTCTATCCATCAAGTTATGTAATTCGACAGATAAGTTAGACGGAATGGCACTTTTTTGAAACAGAAAGTGACCATAAAGAAAAACGTGTACAGAAAATAAGGAGTAGAAGCGGGTTttgttatgtttgaaatatttgTTCAACTAACACAATATCAACCGCTCAAATACTTTGGTTGTTAATAGTATTGGTTCGATTATTGCTTTCTATCCTAGTTAGTTATTCGGAAGTATACGTATTCAAATGAACATATTTAAGTCTCTTGATCCACGCCAAAATCATGGGTAATTACTCGTAAATATCTCTGTCAGGTTGATTAGGTTAACCCTTAGCATTGTTAGTTTTCACTGTGTTCGAATTCGATGTGTATGTATTTGAGTTTGTTTACATAATTTATCACTTCTTAGCTTACTGATGTTTTCCAAAGTTTTGAGATAACTAAATTTTTTACTTATATTCAGTAAGgtcaattttaaatattttgggTGATATTTGTTACTTTGTCGAAGGTTTGAGCGCCGAGCAACGGAATGGACACCTGGTATGGAAGGTAAATATGTTGCCCGAGGACAATTTACGGGTGAATGTATCGCTGTTCTCACAAGCGGTGGAGATGCCCAAGGAATGAATGCAGCTGTGCGAGCTGTAGTCCGTATGGGAATATACTGCGGATGCCGAGTATTTTTCATCAGAGAAGGATATCAAGGTCTTGTAGATGGTGGTAACAACATTCAGGAAGCATCGTGGGCAGATGTTTCTGGTATTCTCCAATTAGTAAGTGTATAcagtaatttatttcattataaatcgCTCATGTAATTGTGCTCGTCTTCAGATATGTAATAATGAAACTGTTTTCATCCAACATTTGTTTTTCACTGCTTTAAAGGTGAAAACATGGTAGGTGAAACAAACAAACTCATTATACCGATTTAAGTAGGCTTTCTCATTCTTTCTTTGTCGCCTTGATTTGTGGTTTATTGATTCGTTTATCAAAACGCTGAATGAAACAATAAAGGAGTTTTTAAGATAATCTAGGTTGTTCAAAATACTATGCTTGTGAGATATCGCCTCCAAATTATTTAGCGGATTGTTGTGTATTACCTCTTAAGACTTAAACACGGTTAGTAGCCACATTacacatttatttatcattaaaaatcatAGTACGATAACACTTAATGAATAATAAGCAAACTCATAATAAGTTCATGAATCATTGGTAAGGTCTCAGACTATGAAGCTGAATGACTCAGGTTTAAATACACTTAGAAGCATCTGTCCACTAAAGATTACAGATACATCTTAGAGACTGGTGCCAATTGTCGGAAAATCAGGGCCCGCCATGTTTTTGCCGATTATTTTCAACTTTCCAATACTACAATATGTTGAGTAGATTTGTACTAAACTGAAACGTCTTATGTTTAACTCTGCAATTAATGTTTGtcttaagaaaaaaacaacttttaagAAGTATTGAAAAGTTCTAAAAGGTTATGTGGATGCTTTTATGACTTTTTCCAAAACTGTATGATGTTAAAGCTCATTGAGAATAAAGTAAATACTCCGAGTCAATGCCTAATGTAGGATATATGTGCATATAATGTTGTGAATGGTCCAGTAAAATCTTACATTTTTCCACAATATCCGTAATCCAGTCTGGAAAATTATGAaactatttatttcataaaaaccATGAAATAATTTTGTCATTGTTTGGCCTGGACGCGTAAAGTAGGATTGACTAGACTAAAATGTCGAAACCTTGCCTAACATATTACTTGATCACGCAAAATCATTTGAGTAGACGCCCGTGTTTTCGTAGACTAGGGTGATTACATCATCTAACTGGCA
This genomic stretch from Schistosoma haematobium chromosome 5, whole genome shotgun sequence harbors:
- a CDS encoding hypothetical protein (EggNog:ENOG410V4Z1~COG:G), whose protein sequence is MESRRFERRATEWTPGMEGKYVARGQFTGECIAVLTSGGDAQGMNAAVRAVVRMGIYCGCRVFFIREGYQGLVDGGNNIQEASWADVSGILQLGGTKIGSARCMDFRERCGRLKAAENLVKNQITNLVVIGGDGSLTGANLFRAEWSNLLEELVTLVKFYYYMYICEIRSC